A section of the Acidimicrobiales bacterium genome encodes:
- a CDS encoding extracellular solute-binding protein, producing MRQGQRARRGLAIAVALAIGVSTAAAGCSSSDDDFLYIYSGRTKNLIRPLLDQFAEESGVKIDVRYGDSADLALLLDEEGDRTNVDVFVSQSPGAVGYLDAQGLLGELPESVTGMVPEGDAAEDGSWVGLSGRVRTLVYNTDLIDPADLPDSVLDLADPQYAGQVGVAPTNGSFQDFVTVLRSHVGEEETGDFLTALADGGAPTFSNNTAIVEAVGRGEVPMGLVNHYYAFVAKAEDPDLPVENYFFPAGDYGSTLLVTAASIVEGSDMPDEAEQFVEFLLSSEAQQYFGDETFEYPLASGAEPADELPPFDEITTTRVDLGELGSGLEATAELIDASGLHS from the coding sequence ATGCGACAGGGGCAGCGGGCACGAAGAGGGCTGGCGATCGCCGTGGCGTTGGCCATCGGAGTCTCGACCGCGGCGGCGGGCTGCAGCAGCAGCGACGACGACTTCCTCTACATCTACTCAGGCCGCACCAAGAACCTGATCCGCCCGCTGCTCGACCAGTTCGCCGAGGAGTCCGGCGTCAAGATCGACGTCCGCTACGGCGACTCCGCCGACCTGGCGCTGCTGCTCGACGAGGAGGGCGACCGCACCAACGTCGACGTGTTCGTCTCGCAGAGCCCCGGCGCCGTCGGCTACCTCGACGCCCAGGGACTGCTCGGCGAGCTGCCCGAGAGCGTGACCGGCATGGTGCCCGAGGGCGACGCCGCCGAGGACGGGAGCTGGGTGGGCCTGTCGGGCCGGGTGCGCACGCTCGTCTACAACACCGACCTGATCGACCCGGCCGACCTGCCCGACTCGGTGCTCGACCTGGCCGACCCGCAGTACGCCGGCCAGGTGGGTGTGGCGCCCACCAACGGCTCGTTCCAGGACTTCGTCACCGTGCTCCGCTCCCACGTCGGCGAGGAGGAGACCGGCGACTTCCTGACCGCGCTGGCCGACGGCGGTGCCCCGACGTTCAGCAACAACACCGCCATCGTGGAGGCCGTCGGCCGCGGTGAGGTGCCGATGGGGCTGGTCAACCACTACTACGCCTTCGTCGCCAAGGCCGAGGACCCCGACCTGCCCGTGGAGAACTACTTCTTCCCCGCGGGCGACTACGGCTCGACGCTGCTGGTGACCGCGGCGTCGATCGTCGAGGGCTCCGACATGCCCGACGAGGCCGAGCAGTTCGTGGAGTTCCTGCTGTCGTCCGAGGCCCAGCAGTACTTCGGCGACGAGACCTTCGAGTACCCGCTGGCCTCGGGCGCCGAGCCCGCCGACGAGCTGCCGCCGTTCGACGAGATCACCACCACCCGGGTCGACCTGGGCGAGCTCGGCAGCGGCCTCGAGGCGACGGCGGAGCTGATCGACGCCAGTGGCCTCCACAGCTGA